Proteins encoded within one genomic window of Halococcus salifodinae DSM 8989:
- a CDS encoding sugar phosphate isomerase/epimerase family protein: protein MARSAIQLYTLRALDEPLDELLARVRDAGFEGVEYANRIGDADADAVRTALDETGLESVAAHVGIDEIEDDPEATIEFYRSLGCDHLVVPWLDPECFETESDIEATADRLLRVAETVDDHDMALSYHNHDHEFAAVNGRPAFEHLAEATREPLGFELDCGWTAAAGVDPTAVLDRWGDRVSLVHISDADETRSSVEVGDGVLDVEACAAAVRAHDVEWAIYEHDDPDDQMASVAHGADVLERF, encoded by the coding sequence ATGGCACGATCAGCCATCCAACTGTACACGCTGCGCGCGCTCGACGAACCGCTCGACGAACTGCTCGCCCGAGTCCGTGACGCGGGGTTCGAGGGCGTGGAGTACGCCAACCGGATCGGCGATGCGGACGCCGACGCCGTCCGGACCGCGCTCGACGAGACGGGCCTCGAATCGGTCGCGGCCCACGTCGGGATCGACGAGATCGAGGACGATCCGGAGGCCACCATCGAATTCTACCGATCGCTCGGCTGTGACCACCTCGTGGTGCCGTGGCTCGATCCCGAATGCTTCGAGACCGAGAGTGACATCGAGGCAACCGCGGATCGGCTGTTGAGGGTGGCCGAGACGGTCGACGACCACGACATGGCGCTGTCCTATCACAACCACGACCACGAGTTCGCCGCGGTGAACGGCCGGCCGGCGTTCGAGCACCTCGCGGAAGCCACCCGAGAACCGCTCGGCTTCGAACTCGACTGCGGGTGGACCGCGGCCGCGGGTGTGGACCCGACCGCCGTCCTCGATCGGTGGGGTGACCGAGTGTCGCTCGTCCACATCTCCGACGCCGACGAGACGCGGTCGTCCGTGGAGGTCGGCGACGGCGTGCTCGACGTGGAAGCCTGTGCGGCAGCAGTTCGGGCGCACGACGTCGAGTGGGCGATCTACGAGCACGACGATCCCGACGATCAGATGGCGTCGGTCGCCCACGGTGCGGACGTGCTGGAACGGTTCTGA
- a CDS encoding NAD-dependent epimerase/dehydratase family protein gives MHILVIGGTGLISTGITRQLVDVGHDVTVYNRGRTDADLPQGVAHVTGDRTDYDRFEEQMADLDVDCVIDMVAFEPADVESAIRAFEGEIEQYVFCSTIDVYHRPVADMPIVESAARSPAVSEYGADKAACEDRLFEAHSARGFPVTVLRPWHTYGEGGTLIHTLGDGTAYIDRLREGKPIVVHGDGTSIWGPCHRDDVANAFVGALDNRAAIGEAYHVTCERPMTWNQYHRRAADALDAPAPDLVHVPTDALTAAVPDRTGGLEDHFRFSTVFDTSKARRDLGFEQTIGWEEGVRRTVDWLDEHDRIDDAENDPEYDRVVAAWRDAEASFVDALDGS, from the coding sequence GTGCACATCCTTGTCATCGGCGGCACGGGGTTGATCAGCACGGGAATCACGCGCCAGCTCGTCGACGTCGGGCACGACGTGACGGTGTACAACCGTGGCCGCACCGACGCCGACCTCCCGCAAGGCGTCGCGCACGTCACCGGCGACCGAACCGACTACGACCGCTTCGAAGAACAGATGGCGGATCTCGACGTCGACTGCGTGATCGACATGGTGGCCTTCGAGCCGGCGGACGTCGAATCCGCGATCCGTGCGTTCGAGGGCGAAATCGAGCAGTACGTCTTCTGCAGCACGATCGACGTCTACCATCGACCCGTTGCGGACATGCCGATCGTCGAGTCGGCGGCACGCAGTCCCGCGGTCAGCGAGTACGGAGCCGACAAGGCCGCCTGCGAGGACCGGCTGTTCGAAGCCCACAGCGCCCGCGGATTTCCGGTGACGGTGCTCCGGCCGTGGCACACCTACGGTGAAGGTGGAACGCTGATCCACACGCTCGGCGACGGCACCGCCTACATCGACCGGCTTCGGGAGGGAAAACCGATCGTGGTCCACGGCGACGGCACGTCGATCTGGGGGCCGTGTCACCGCGACGACGTCGCGAACGCGTTCGTCGGGGCGCTCGACAACCGAGCGGCGATCGGCGAAGCCTACCACGTGACGTGCGAACGGCCGATGACGTGGAACCAGTACCACCGCCGCGCGGCCGATGCGCTCGACGCGCCCGCCCCCGATCTCGTCCACGTTCCGACTGACGCGCTCACCGCAGCCGTTCCCGACCGGACCGGCGGTCTCGAGGATCATTTCCGGTTCAGCACGGTGTTCGATACGTCGAAAGCCCGCCGTGATCTCGGGTTCGAGCAGACCATCGGCTGGGAGGAAGGCGTCCGTCGCACCGTCGATTGGCTCGACGAGCACGACCGGATCGACGACGCCGAGAACGACCCCGAGTACGATCGGGTGGTTGCGGCGTGGCGCGACGCCGAGGCGTCGTTCGTCGACGCGCTCGACGGCTCTTAA